The Pseudomonas sp. TH06 genome has a window encoding:
- a CDS encoding aromatic amino acid ammonia-lyase, producing the protein MTTPPHEPVTFGERPLRIEDVLALANRQAPVQLQSDADYRERIAKGARFLDSLLDKEGVIYGVTTGYGDSCVVAVPLHHVEALPRHLYTFHGCGLGKLLDAQATRAVLAARLQSLCHGVSGVRIELLERLHGFLEHDILPLIPEEGSVGASGDLTPLSYVAATLSGEREVMFRGERRQSADVHRELGWTPLVLRPKEALALMNGTAVMTGLACLAYARADYLLQLATRITALNVVALQGNPEHFDERLFAAKPHPGQMQVAAWLRKDLAIDAPTAPLHRLQDRYSLRCAPHVLGVLADSLNWLRSFIEIELNSANDNPIIDAEAERVLHGGHFYGGHIAFAMDSLKNLVANVADLLDRQLALLVDERYNHGLPSNLSGAPADRAMINHGFKAVQIGTSAWTAEALKNTMPASVFSRSTECHNQDKVSMGTIAARDAIRVLELTEQVAAATLLAANQGVWLRGQADDARPLPPALAAMHAALAKDFPPVIEDRALEGELRLCLQRIAAQHWRLHA; encoded by the coding sequence ATGACGACGCCACCCCATGAGCCGGTAACCTTCGGCGAACGCCCTTTGCGCATCGAAGACGTGCTGGCCCTGGCCAACCGTCAGGCGCCCGTGCAGTTGCAGAGCGACGCCGACTATCGCGAGCGCATCGCCAAGGGCGCGCGGTTCCTCGACTCGCTGCTGGACAAGGAAGGCGTGATTTACGGCGTGACCACCGGTTACGGCGATTCCTGCGTGGTCGCAGTGCCGCTGCATCACGTCGAAGCGTTGCCGCGTCATCTCTACACCTTTCACGGCTGCGGACTGGGCAAGTTGCTCGATGCGCAAGCCACCCGTGCGGTGTTGGCGGCACGATTGCAGTCGCTGTGCCACGGCGTGTCCGGGGTGCGGATTGAACTGCTGGAGCGTCTGCACGGGTTTCTCGAACACGACATCCTGCCGCTGATTCCGGAAGAAGGTTCGGTGGGCGCCAGCGGCGATCTGACGCCGCTGTCCTACGTCGCCGCAACCCTGTCCGGTGAGCGCGAAGTGATGTTCCGTGGCGAACGCCGCCAGTCCGCCGATGTGCACCGCGAGCTGGGCTGGACACCGTTGGTGCTGCGCCCGAAAGAAGCGCTGGCATTGATGAACGGCACGGCGGTGATGACCGGCCTCGCCTGCCTCGCCTACGCCCGCGCCGATTACCTGCTGCAACTGGCCACGCGCATCACCGCGCTCAACGTGGTCGCGCTGCAAGGCAATCCGGAGCATTTCGACGAACGCCTGTTCGCCGCCAAACCGCATCCGGGGCAAATGCAGGTCGCCGCATGGCTGCGCAAGGATCTGGCGATCGATGCACCGACCGCTCCGCTGCATCGCTTGCAGGATCGCTATTCGCTGCGTTGTGCACCGCACGTGCTCGGCGTACTGGCCGACAGTCTGAACTGGCTGCGTTCGTTCATCGAAATCGAACTCAACAGCGCCAACGACAACCCGATCATCGACGCCGAAGCCGAACGTGTGCTGCACGGCGGGCACTTCTACGGCGGCCACATCGCCTTCGCCATGGACAGCCTGAAAAACCTGGTGGCCAACGTCGCCGACCTGCTCGACCGTCAGCTCGCCTTGCTGGTCGACGAGCGCTACAACCACGGGTTGCCGAGCAACCTGTCCGGCGCCCCGGCGGATCGCGCCATGATCAACCACGGCTTCAAGGCTGTGCAGATCGGCACCAGCGCCTGGACCGCCGAAGCGCTGAAAAACACCATGCCGGCCAGCGTCTTCTCACGCTCCACCGAGTGCCACAATCAAGACAAGGTGAGCATGGGCACCATCGCCGCCCGTGACGCGATCCGTGTGCTGGAGCTGACCGAACAGGTCGCCGCCGCCACCCTGCTCGCCGCCAACCAAGGCGTCTGGCTGCGGGGTCAGGCCGACGATGCCCGACCACTGCCGCCAGCGCTGGCCGCGATGCACGCAGCACTGGCCAAGGACTTCCCGCCGGTCATCGAAGACCGCGCCCTGGAAGGGGAACTGCGCCTGTGCCTGCAACGCATCGCCGCGCAACACTGGAGGCTGCATGCGTAG
- a CDS encoding acyl-CoA thioesterase, whose amino-acid sequence MRSAGVIHADTEILVPFFDVDTMHVVWHGHYVKYLEVARCALLDKLGHNYNQMVDSGYAWPVIDLQLRYVRGAVFGQRLNVRASLVEWENRLKIHYLITDAQTGERLTRASSVQVAVEVSSREMQLASPKVFTDAVERMLR is encoded by the coding sequence ATGCGTAGCGCCGGAGTGATTCACGCCGACACGGAAATCCTCGTGCCGTTTTTCGACGTCGACACCATGCACGTCGTCTGGCACGGCCACTACGTCAAGTATCTCGAAGTGGCGCGCTGCGCGTTGCTCGACAAGCTCGGCCACAACTACAACCAGATGGTCGACTCGGGTTACGCCTGGCCAGTGATCGATCTGCAACTGCGCTACGTTCGCGGCGCGGTGTTCGGTCAGCGTCTGAACGTGCGCGCCAGCCTGGTGGAGTGGGAAAACCGCCTGAAGATCCATTACCTGATCACGGACGCACAGACCGGCGAACGCCTGACCCGCGCCAGCTCCGTGCAAGTGGCCGTCGAGGTCAGCAGTCGCGAGATGCAACTGGCCTCGCCGAAAGTCTTCACCGATGCCGTGGAAAGGATGCTGCGATGA
- a CDS encoding outer membrane lipoprotein carrier protein LolA codes for MNLISRTLGALALLAVSTLANAFDLQQLSAQLAKPDVIHGQFIQEKHLRALPQPLISKGSFVLAKNHGLLWLLKTPLQQDYRITGKGIARRDGDGWQLLPNKSAGAEQNRLFLAVLQGDSSGLQRDFELALSGDAQQWKLTLTPRSLLLKQVFNQINIDGGALVQTIELLETQGDSTVLRMQNSNAGQPLSDTEQHDFAE; via the coding sequence ATGAACCTGATCTCCAGAACTCTTGGTGCTCTGGCCCTGCTGGCCGTATCGACGCTGGCCAACGCCTTTGACCTGCAACAGCTCAGCGCACAACTGGCAAAACCGGACGTGATTCACGGCCAGTTCATCCAGGAAAAACACCTGCGCGCCCTGCCGCAGCCGCTGATCAGCAAGGGCAGCTTCGTCCTCGCGAAAAATCACGGCCTGCTTTGGCTACTGAAAACCCCGCTGCAACAGGATTACCGCATCACTGGCAAAGGCATTGCCCGGCGTGACGGCGATGGCTGGCAACTGCTGCCGAACAAGAGCGCCGGGGCCGAGCAGAACCGTTTGTTCCTCGCCGTGTTGCAAGGCGACAGCAGCGGCCTGCAACGGGATTTCGAACTGGCGCTGAGCGGTGACGCGCAACAGTGGAAACTGACCCTGACCCCGCGCTCGCTGCTGCTCAAGCAAGTGTTCAACCAGATCAATATCGACGGCGGCGCGCTGGTGCAAACCATCGAGCTGCTGGAAACCCAGGGTGACAGCACGGTGCTGCGCATGCAGAACAGCAACGCCGGCCAACCGCTGAGCGACACGGAGCAACATGACTTTGCCGAGTGA
- a CDS encoding MMPL family transporter encodes MTLPSERRLPWLFLILLLAVVALAGWQWRDGAPLSANLMELVPGTHPDALELRAEQRMQEPLNREMLVLVGHADRQQAVTMAQTLGEQWQASGLFEKVQWNLQADLPALRTQLLQGRLAMLSADDRQLLTEHPDAFIQQRVQALFDPFTGFSLVPSQDDWLGLTGRIQNSQPKHGAVQLDIGSGALVADADGKSWVMLRARTTGNAFDMNLPLQVAALLQHSREQAAKADVQLLAASGLLYAANGQQQATREMTWVGGGATLGILLLLLLAFRRWRVLLAFVPVLVGMLFGAVACVALFGHMHVMTLVLGSSLIGVAVDYPLHYLSKSWSLKPWRSWPALRLTLPGLTLSLLTSTIGYLALAWTPFPALTQIAVFSAAGLLGAYLSAVCLLPALLKNVELRPAQWPLHLAERLVNLREKLLERVRTPVLLALLIAFCAGGLVQLQSKNDIRQWVGAPQRLTDEAQTIARITGHQPTSQFFLVRAANQQELLARQAALSERLEQLVNLDKLQGYLALDQLVSPPGQQQQVRDALNKLPQFWQPLLDLGVPLAALQNELQQLQTLPLEDIDAALAGPLGEPYRTLWLGPTEDGVAAMTSLQGLNNPSLLRVQALDLPGVVLVDRLGELNSVFAATQISAAELKLASCVLIVLVLILPFGFGGALRIVALPLLAALCSLASLGWLGQPLTLFSLFGLLLVTAISVDYAILMREQVGGAAVSLLGTLLAAVTTWLSFGLLAVSSTPAVSNFGLSVSLGLAFSFMLAPWAGRHEHAAAVAEPTA; translated from the coding sequence ATGACTTTGCCGAGTGAACGCAGGCTGCCCTGGCTGTTTCTGATCCTGCTGCTGGCAGTCGTCGCGCTGGCCGGCTGGCAATGGCGTGACGGCGCACCGCTATCGGCCAACCTGATGGAACTGGTGCCCGGCACCCATCCTGACGCTCTTGAACTGCGCGCTGAACAACGCATGCAGGAACCGCTCAACCGCGAAATGCTGGTGCTGGTCGGGCACGCCGATCGCCAGCAAGCGGTCACCATGGCGCAGACCCTGGGCGAGCAATGGCAGGCCAGTGGACTGTTCGAAAAGGTCCAGTGGAACCTGCAAGCGGACTTGCCTGCGCTGCGCACGCAGTTGCTGCAAGGACGGCTGGCGATGCTTTCGGCGGATGATCGGCAACTCCTCACCGAACACCCCGACGCCTTCATTCAACAACGGGTACAGGCACTGTTCGACCCCTTTACCGGTTTCAGTCTGGTGCCGAGCCAGGACGACTGGCTGGGCCTGACCGGACGCATCCAGAACAGCCAGCCGAAACACGGCGCGGTGCAACTGGATATCGGCAGCGGCGCATTGGTGGCCGATGCCGACGGCAAGAGCTGGGTGATGCTGCGGGCGCGCACCACGGGCAACGCGTTCGACATGAACCTGCCGCTGCAAGTCGCCGCCCTGCTGCAACACAGCCGTGAGCAGGCGGCGAAAGCAGACGTGCAATTGCTCGCCGCCAGCGGTTTGCTCTACGCGGCCAATGGTCAGCAGCAAGCGACCCGTGAAATGACCTGGGTCGGGGGCGGCGCGACGCTCGGTATTTTGCTGTTGTTGTTGCTCGCCTTCCGCCGCTGGCGCGTGTTGCTGGCGTTTGTGCCGGTGCTGGTCGGCATGTTGTTCGGCGCGGTCGCGTGCGTGGCGTTGTTCGGTCACATGCACGTGATGACGCTGGTGCTTGGTTCCAGCCTGATCGGCGTGGCGGTGGATTACCCGCTTCATTACCTTTCGAAGAGCTGGAGCCTCAAGCCGTGGCGCAGTTGGCCGGCGTTGCGCCTGACGCTGCCCGGGCTGACCCTGAGCCTGCTCACCAGCACCATCGGTTATCTGGCGCTGGCGTGGACACCGTTTCCGGCACTGACGCAAATCGCCGTGTTCTCCGCCGCCGGCTTGCTCGGCGCCTATCTGTCGGCCGTATGCTTGCTGCCGGCGCTGCTGAAAAACGTCGAACTGCGCCCCGCGCAATGGCCGCTGCACCTGGCCGAACGCCTGGTCAATCTGCGCGAGAAGCTGCTCGAACGCGTTCGGACTCCGGTGTTGCTGGCACTGCTGATCGCCTTCTGTGCCGGCGGTCTGGTGCAACTGCAAAGCAAAAACGACATTCGTCAGTGGGTCGGTGCACCGCAGCGGCTGACCGATGAAGCGCAGACCATCGCGCGGATCACCGGCCACCAGCCGACCAGCCAGTTCTTCCTCGTGCGCGCGGCCAATCAGCAAGAGTTGCTGGCGCGACAAGCAGCGCTGAGCGAGCGTCTGGAACAACTGGTCAATCTCGACAAGCTGCAAGGCTATCTGGCACTCGATCAACTGGTCAGCCCTCCGGGCCAGCAACAGCAAGTGCGCGACGCACTGAACAAACTGCCGCAGTTCTGGCAGCCGTTGCTTGACCTCGGCGTGCCACTGGCCGCCCTGCAAAACGAGCTGCAACAGTTGCAGACGCTGCCCCTTGAGGACATCGACGCGGCGCTGGCCGGGCCGCTCGGTGAACCGTATCGCACGTTGTGGCTCGGCCCGACCGAAGACGGCGTAGCGGCGATGACCAGCCTGCAAGGCTTGAATAATCCGTCGTTGCTGCGGGTGCAGGCGCTGGATCTGCCGGGCGTGGTCCTGGTCGATCGGCTCGGTGAGCTGAACAGTGTTTTCGCCGCGACGCAGATCAGCGCCGCCGAACTGAAACTCGCCTCCTGCGTGTTGATCGTGCTGGTGCTGATCCTGCCATTCGGTTTCGGCGGCGCGTTGCGCATTGTGGCTCTGCCGCTGCTGGCGGCGCTGTGCAGCCTGGCCAGCCTCGGCTGGCTCGGTCAGCCATTGACGCTGTTCAGCCTGTTCGGCCTGCTGTTGGTGACGGCGATCAGTGTCGATTACGCGATTCTCATGCGTGAGCAGGTCGGCGGCGCGGCGGTGAGCCTGCTCGGCACGCTGCTCGCAGCCGTGACGACGTGGCTCTCGTTTGGTCTGCTGGCGGTGTCCAGTACCCCGGCGGTGAGCAATTTCGGCTTGTCGGTGAGCCTCGGCCTGGCGTTCAGTTTCATGCTCGCGCCGTGGGCCGGGCGACACGAACACGCCGCTGCGGTCGCGGAGCCGACAGCATGA
- a CDS encoding sodium:proton antiporter — translation MMIVGFWLLVLALFAVATRVGRHFGLIPIVSQLLLASFGLPLLMYFWIEPGWQLSGAELIAPDWLKNLYSLSFALLLGHILSDVIDLRLDRQSVKIALPSFAVPFACGLAVAYGLLPAQPWLNSLAIGLVFAITAIPVLYLYLRHIDYPPAATRRLVQTAILIDLTCWTLFGLAQGSLQLSSLLLPLGLACVPLALRLFGTRRPLTYSLGFFALLVMAEHYKLNALIFGIGYLLCMAVLKVPLVLPLPARWMSRLQTWMAIPLILTFGIVQIDVHSALVSLGVVQWAALLLLPIGSKLLGNWLGLGWAGASFEGASRWRESVLLNIRGLSEIVFLNLLLQQQLITPALYFALMLMGLIATLLPALIGLHRAPLNVNSHLPRSPRAQR, via the coding sequence ATGATGATCGTCGGCTTCTGGCTGCTGGTATTGGCGCTGTTCGCCGTCGCCACGCGTGTCGGTCGACATTTCGGCCTGATTCCGATCGTCAGCCAGTTGCTGCTGGCCAGCTTCGGTTTGCCGCTGTTGATGTACTTCTGGATCGAGCCGGGCTGGCAGCTCAGCGGCGCTGAACTGATCGCGCCAGACTGGCTGAAAAACCTCTACAGCCTGAGTTTCGCCTTGCTGCTCGGGCACATTCTCAGCGACGTGATCGACCTGCGACTGGATCGGCAGAGCGTGAAAATCGCCCTGCCGAGTTTCGCCGTGCCGTTCGCCTGTGGCCTGGCGGTCGCGTACGGGTTATTGCCGGCGCAACCGTGGCTCAACTCGCTGGCCATCGGACTGGTGTTCGCCATTACCGCGATTCCGGTGCTGTACCTGTATCTGCGTCACATAGATTACCCGCCCGCCGCCACCCGACGTCTGGTACAGACCGCCATTTTGATCGACCTGACTTGCTGGACGTTGTTCGGGCTCGCTCAAGGCAGTCTGCAACTGAGCAGTCTGTTACTGCCGCTGGGCCTCGCTTGCGTGCCCTTGGCGCTGCGCCTGTTCGGTACGCGTCGACCGCTGACCTACAGCCTCGGCTTCTTCGCCCTGCTGGTGATGGCCGAGCACTACAAACTCAACGCACTGATTTTCGGCATCGGTTATCTGCTGTGCATGGCCGTGCTGAAAGTGCCGCTGGTGCTGCCATTGCCGGCGCGCTGGATGAGCCGCTTGCAGACATGGATGGCGATTCCGCTGATTCTCACTTTCGGCATCGTGCAGATCGATGTGCATAGCGCCCTCGTCAGCCTTGGTGTCGTGCAATGGGCGGCGCTGCTGCTGTTGCCGATTGGCAGTAAACTGCTCGGCAACTGGCTGGGTCTCGGCTGGGCCGGCGCCTCGTTCGAAGGCGCCAGCCGCTGGCGCGAAAGTGTGCTGTTGAACATTCGCGGCCTCAGCGAAATCGTCTTTCTCAACTTGCTCCTGCAACAACAGCTCATCACCCCGGCGCTGTACTTCGCGCTGATGTTGATGGGCCTGATCGCGACGCTGCTGCCGGCCCTGATCGGCCTGCATCGCGCGCCGCTGAATGTGAACAGTCACTTGCCCCGGAGCCCACGTGCCCAACGTTGA
- a CDS encoding tryptophan 7-halogenase, whose amino-acid sequence MPNVEMQSRQVVIIGAGPSGAIAAALLTRKGHDVLVIERQHFPRFSIGESLLSHCLDFVEEAGMLDAVNAAGFQRKTGAAFAWGERYSAFDFSDTFSDGKPTTFQVQRADFDKLLADQAALQGAEVRYGDAIVSVDFDRAKPQLDVRREDGSEYRIEADFVLDASGYGRVLSRLLDLEAPSNFPVRQAVFTHVEDHIDNPAFDREKILVTTHPQHRDIWFWTIPFSNGRCSVGVVAAAEHFNGRDTDLDACLRGFIAETPSLANVLNNAVWDTPARTLGGYAANVKTLHGSGFALLGNAAEFLDPVFSSGVTIAMRSASMAAAVLHRQLLGETVDWQREFAEPLKRGVDTFRCYVEGWYAGTFQDVIFHEDSQPEIRRMICSILAGYAWDQRNPFVSEARRRLKMISELCAKDAP is encoded by the coding sequence GTGCCCAACGTTGAAATGCAATCCCGTCAGGTAGTGATCATTGGCGCCGGCCCGTCCGGCGCCATCGCCGCCGCGCTGCTTACGCGCAAGGGCCACGACGTGTTGGTGATCGAGCGGCAACACTTCCCACGCTTTTCCATCGGCGAAAGTCTGCTGAGCCATTGCCTGGATTTCGTCGAAGAGGCCGGCATGCTCGACGCCGTCAACGCCGCCGGATTCCAGCGCAAGACCGGCGCCGCGTTTGCCTGGGGCGAGCGCTACAGCGCGTTCGATTTCAGCGACACCTTCAGCGACGGCAAACCGACCACGTTCCAGGTTCAGCGCGCCGACTTCGACAAGTTGCTGGCCGATCAAGCGGCACTGCAAGGCGCCGAGGTCCGCTATGGCGATGCCATCGTCAGCGTCGATTTCGACCGGGCAAAACCGCAACTCGATGTGCGCCGTGAAGACGGCAGTGAATACCGCATCGAGGCGGATTTCGTGCTGGATGCCAGCGGCTATGGCCGCGTGCTGTCGCGCCTGCTCGACCTGGAAGCACCGTCGAATTTCCCGGTGCGTCAGGCGGTTTTCACCCATGTCGAAGATCACATCGACAACCCGGCGTTCGACCGCGAAAAAATCCTCGTTACCACCCATCCGCAGCATCGCGACATCTGGTTCTGGACGATCCCGTTCAGCAACGGTCGTTGCTCGGTAGGCGTGGTCGCCGCTGCCGAGCACTTCAACGGTCGTGATACCGACCTCGACGCCTGCCTGCGCGGTTTTATCGCCGAGACGCCAAGCCTCGCCAATGTCTTGAACAATGCCGTGTGGGACACCCCGGCACGCACCCTCGGCGGGTACGCCGCCAACGTCAAAACCCTGCACGGCTCGGGCTTCGCGCTACTGGGCAACGCGGCGGAGTTTCTTGATCCGGTGTTCTCTTCCGGCGTGACCATCGCCATGCGTTCGGCGAGCATGGCGGCGGCGGTTCTGCATCGTCAGTTGCTGGGGGAAACGGTCGATTGGCAGCGCGAATTCGCCGAGCCGTTGAAACGTGGCGTCGACACTTTCCGTTGCTACGTCGAGGGCTGGTACGCCGGGACCTTTCAGGACGTGATTTTCCATGAGGACAGTCAGCCTGAGATCCGCCGGATGATCTGCTCGATCCTCGCCGGCTACGCCTGGGACCAACGCAACCCGTTCGTCAGCGAAGCGCGTCGCCGTTTGAAGATGATTTCCGAACTTTGTGCAAAGGACGCCCCATGA